A portion of the Hoylesella buccalis ATCC 35310 genome contains these proteins:
- a CDS encoding ABC transporter permease gives MDITFMQCILGLLLLLVPCYVFYVFNIPLLTKTLRSFLKMAGSLLVLGVLLYEVVTLDKPFFTLLFSLLIIVWGATLSIVRAKLPLRQFFLPVLAGTFAGVLVVGLYVLLLVMGGANVFEPRYMIPVVALLTGHLIHANSKALHVYYMGLRHHGQLYHYLLANGATHSHALGYLLRRAIQQSALPSLSGMGWVVMGVSPLVMWGMLLVGASVLTAVACQVVLLVAMFTAAVLSIIVTVTVSRRYLLDDYAQLKGTERQDTN, from the coding sequence ATGGACATCACTTTCATGCAATGTATTTTAGGGCTCTTGCTGTTGCTTGTTCCCTGCTATGTTTTCTATGTGTTCAACATCCCACTGCTCACGAAGACGCTTCGTTCGTTCCTTAAAATGGCGGGCAGCCTTTTGGTGCTGGGTGTGTTGCTGTACGAAGTTGTCACACTTGACAAACCGTTCTTTACGCTGTTGTTCTCTCTGCTCATCATCGTTTGGGGAGCCACGTTGTCCATTGTGCGGGCCAAGTTGCCCCTGCGGCAATTTTTTCTGCCCGTGTTGGCCGGTACGTTTGCAGGCGTGCTGGTGGTTGGTCTGTATGTGCTGTTGTTGGTCATGGGAGGGGCAAACGTGTTTGAACCCCGTTATATGATACCAGTCGTGGCCCTGCTCACCGGGCATCTCATCCACGCAAACAGCAAAGCCCTGCATGTTTACTATATGGGATTGCGCCACCATGGGCAGCTTTACCACTATTTGCTGGCCAATGGCGCCACCCATAGCCATGCGCTCGGCTACCTGTTGCGGCGTGCAATACAGCAGTCGGCCCTGCCCAGTCTGTCAGGCATGGGGTGGGTTGTTATGGGCGTGTCGCCTTTGGTGATGTGGGGCATGCTGTTAGTAGGCGCCAGTGTGCTCACAGCCGTGGCGTGCCAGGTGGTACTGTTGGTTGCCATGTTTACGGCAGCGGTGCTCTCCATCATCGTCACCGTGACGGTTTCGCGCCGATATTTGTTGGATGATTATGCCCAATTAAAGGGGACTGAGCGGCAAGACACCAACTGA
- a CDS encoding tetratricopeptide repeat protein: MRKELHKLYLTARSLNLIFILTMLVTAIALTTACNHFSDHQASLDRVDTLLAQGNVDAAYTFLCEMSNEHLDSHGDMARYTLLKTETFFRKQLPVDNDSIDYAIFYYEQNGDQEQLARACYYKGVIHFFYRGNTRRAILLLKRAENLVKQSKNLTLKHKVYSSISYINLINKNYATAIKYARKAGDMARKLNNKEWIGYSLTYIANAYSGLQKPDSNLEYLRQSLNYYPYLSRENQSVLLSNISEAYHLNNDSAKAEEYIQRALRERPSSYTYAVLADFYIQRGELKRAHDCLLKAADTTDVYTYEKVLHSLFTLRQTMRDYQGATRIADTLLAFQKRQELIRSQNNIYDIQNKYEREEHEKQIDTYRTYSTGLLIILVLSVATMVLYHKYKQARDRRDLLQKHLLLNEYSDQLHELKATQNITNKELIELKKKVSTLKDTEVQRLSNGKILYESVLCNRNTIHWSNQDFLDFLEYIKLIDMPYVEQLNQTYCRLSPKQYLYLTATERMGKTEQEVGDILAIGPSSVRSIKSRIKSKRMTE; the protein is encoded by the coding sequence ATGCGTAAAGAGCTTCACAAACTCTATTTAACCGCCCGTTCTCTCAACCTCATATTTATCTTGACCATGCTCGTTACAGCCATCGCCTTGACGACCGCATGCAACCATTTCTCCGACCATCAAGCCAGTCTTGACAGGGTGGATACCTTGCTCGCCCAAGGCAACGTTGACGCAGCCTACACCTTTTTATGTGAAATGTCAAACGAGCACCTTGACAGCCACGGCGACATGGCGCGTTACACACTGCTCAAGACAGAGACTTTCTTCCGCAAGCAACTCCCCGTGGACAACGACTCCATCGATTATGCCATCTTCTACTACGAGCAGAACGGTGATCAAGAGCAACTCGCAAGAGCATGCTACTACAAAGGCGTGATACATTTTTTCTACCGTGGCAATACCCGACGAGCTATCCTTTTGCTCAAACGTGCAGAAAACTTGGTCAAACAATCCAAAAACCTCACACTGAAGCACAAGGTCTATTCATCCATCTCCTACATCAACCTAATTAACAAAAACTACGCCACCGCCATCAAATACGCTCGCAAAGCGGGCGACATGGCACGCAAGCTCAACAACAAAGAGTGGATAGGCTATAGCCTCACCTACATTGCCAACGCATACAGTGGATTGCAAAAACCCGACAGCAACTTGGAATACCTACGCCAAAGCCTCAACTACTACCCATACCTGAGCCGCGAAAACCAGTCGGTGCTACTCTCAAACATCAGCGAAGCCTATCATCTTAACAACGATTCAGCCAAGGCCGAAGAGTACATACAGCGAGCCTTGAGAGAACGGCCAAGCAGCTACACCTACGCAGTACTGGCCGATTTTTACATACAACGAGGTGAACTGAAACGCGCTCACGACTGCTTGCTAAAGGCCGCAGACACCACAGACGTATACACCTACGAAAAAGTGCTGCACAGCCTCTTCACATTGAGACAAACTATGCGCGACTATCAAGGAGCCACGCGCATAGCCGACACGCTGCTCGCTTTTCAAAAGCGACAAGAACTCATACGCAGCCAAAACAACATTTACGACATACAGAACAAATATGAGCGAGAAGAACACGAGAAACAAATCGATACTTATCGCACATACTCCACCGGTCTACTCATCATATTGGTGCTATCAGTAGCAACAATGGTGCTCTACCACAAGTACAAACAAGCACGCGACCGGCGAGACCTGCTGCAAAAACATCTGCTGCTCAACGAGTATAGCGACCAGCTGCACGAGCTGAAAGCCACTCAGAACATCACCAACAAAGAACTAATCGAGCTGAAAAAGAAAGTAAGTACGCTCAAAGATACCGAGGTACAAAGGCTCAGCAACGGAAAGATTCTATACGAGAGCGTGCTTTGCAACCGAAACACCATACATTGGAGCAACCAAGATTTTCTTGACTTCTTAGAGTACATCAAACTCATCGACATGCCCTACGTTGAACAACTGAACCAAACATACTGTAGGCTCTCGCCCAAACAGTACCTATATCTCACTGCTACCGAGCGCATGGGCAAGACAGAGCAAGAAGTGGGAGACATTTTGGCCATTGGCCCCAGCAGCGTGCGCTCCATCAAAAGCCGTATCAAGAGCAAGCGCATGACTGAATGA
- a CDS encoding outer membrane beta-barrel protein has product MKRLFVAFICIVACCMSTNAKIKTDFGTYALGASGLYGTSGDYNHGGAGLTLQKFFGDEFRFSMFANYFFKQNNASFIEFGTDFNYVFPLTPKLGIYPVLGLGYSIMKLNNVIEKPAGVDILPDDYTDDSEGNLNFDLGAGCEYYFTPSFKGFAEVKYRYVKNYDRTLFQVGVAYVW; this is encoded by the coding sequence ATGAAGAGATTATTTGTTGCATTTATTTGCATTGTTGCTTGTTGCATGTCAACAAACGCCAAAATTAAGACCGACTTTGGAACCTATGCGCTCGGTGCCTCGGGCCTCTATGGAACAAGTGGAGATTACAACCATGGCGGTGCCGGATTGACCTTGCAAAAGTTTTTTGGTGATGAGTTCCGTTTTAGCATGTTTGCCAACTATTTTTTCAAGCAAAACAACGCCAGCTTTATTGAGTTTGGCACCGACTTCAACTATGTGTTTCCGTTGACTCCTAAGCTGGGCATTTATCCTGTTTTAGGTTTGGGGTATTCCATCATGAAGCTGAACAATGTGATAGAGAAGCCAGCCGGTGTCGACATCCTTCCTGATGACTATACGGACGATTCGGAAGGCAATCTCAATTTTGACCTCGGGGCGGGATGTGAGTATTATTTCACTCCATCGTTCAAAGGCTTTGCCGAGGTAAAATACCGGTACGTTAAAAACTACGATCGGACGTTGTTCCAAGTAGGAGTGGCTTACGTTTGGTAG
- a CDS encoding RagB/SusD family nutrient uptake outer membrane protein, whose amino-acid sequence MKQKTYSIIIVCMALFGLSSCNDWLDVPVEGQSTANELFETGDGYRSALHGIYKSMASPTLYGRELQFGVIDFFSGQYDINVSSNDLSNPTYIAAGKRDYKDAKLQPLIDNIWLAAFNAIAADNDLIKHLEGESDNKFSEGKMERDNILGEAKAIRAFIHLDMLRLFAPAPIDDDGANYIPYVTEFPNKRATHLPIKEVMGKIIADLEQARELVKPFDFSPLGYSASVSGEARFYNSLMFGMEGAADPTSVDPFFLGRGYRFSYWAITALLARAHQYNATFDPSSLDKAKAYALEVLDATFEGANATKFEPFKDEQFNFAWVDQPEEMNDIRMVGTLVMGLYNEKQVDEAGLERLFPREKNQHSSDLFIVNKDGQDIFKTISGMDESTTDIRSTRLVYEPKGSYRNFLSTKWYVKERNTMERDRTVTILPLLRTSELRYIVAECMARKGDFEGAYGLLNTMREHRGLNDYKLPTQTSWGAFVKDLVREGQREWISEGQLFYLYKRLNAGVKRDNGTVKPLTKQESVLPIPAEETK is encoded by the coding sequence ATGAAACAAAAAACATATTCCATCATCATAGTCTGCATGGCACTTTTTGGGCTGAGCAGCTGCAACGACTGGCTTGATGTGCCCGTAGAGGGCCAGTCAACAGCCAACGAGCTTTTCGAAACCGGCGACGGCTATCGTTCCGCTCTGCATGGCATCTACAAGAGCATGGCATCACCTACGCTCTACGGCCGTGAGTTGCAATTTGGCGTTATTGACTTCTTCTCAGGTCAGTACGACATCAATGTCAGCTCTAACGACTTGAGTAACCCTACCTATATCGCAGCTGGCAAGCGTGACTACAAGGATGCCAAGCTACAGCCACTGATAGACAACATCTGGTTGGCGGCCTTCAACGCCATTGCCGCCGACAACGATTTAATCAAACATCTGGAGGGTGAGAGTGATAATAAGTTCAGCGAAGGCAAGATGGAGAGAGACAACATCCTCGGCGAGGCCAAGGCCATCAGAGCTTTTATCCACCTCGACATGCTTCGTCTCTTTGCCCCCGCACCCATTGACGACGATGGTGCCAATTACATTCCCTACGTCACTGAGTTCCCGAATAAGCGGGCCACGCACTTGCCCATCAAGGAAGTAATGGGAAAAATCATTGCAGACCTTGAGCAGGCGCGCGAGCTTGTCAAGCCTTTCGATTTCTCACCATTGGGGTACAGTGCCAGCGTGTCGGGTGAGGCGCGCTTCTATAACTCCTTGATGTTTGGCATGGAGGGTGCCGCTGACCCCACGAGCGTTGATCCTTTCTTTTTAGGCAGGGGTTACAGGTTCTCCTATTGGGCCATCACGGCATTGTTGGCGCGCGCCCATCAATATAACGCAACGTTTGACCCTTCTTCTTTGGACAAGGCCAAGGCGTATGCTCTGGAGGTGTTGGACGCCACTTTCGAGGGTGCCAATGCTACTAAGTTCGAGCCTTTCAAGGATGAGCAGTTCAATTTCGCATGGGTGGATCAGCCAGAGGAGATGAATGACATACGCATGGTGGGCACGCTTGTCATGGGATTGTACAACGAGAAGCAAGTGGACGAGGCTGGTTTGGAACGCCTTTTCCCACGAGAGAAAAATCAGCATAGCAGTGACTTGTTCATTGTGAACAAAGATGGGCAAGACATCTTCAAGACCATCTCGGGTATGGATGAGAGTACCACCGACATTCGTTCTACCCGCTTAGTATACGAACCCAAAGGCTCTTACCGCAACTTTCTCTCCACCAAATGGTACGTCAAAGAGAGAAATACGATGGAGCGTGACCGTACTGTCACCATCTTGCCTTTGCTACGTACGTCTGAGTTGAGATATATCGTGGCCGAGTGCATGGCTCGAAAGGGCGATTTCGAGGGTGCTTACGGTTTGCTCAACACTATGCGCGAGCACAGAGGGTTGAATGACTACAAGTTGCCCACGCAAACCTCATGGGGCGCTTTCGTTAAGGATCTTGTGCGCGAGGGACAGCGAGAGTGGATTAGTGAGGGACAACTGTTCTATCTCTACAAGCGGCTTAACGCTGGCGTGAAACGTGACAACGGCACCGTCAAGCCGTTGACCAAGCAAGAGAGCGTGCTGCCCATACCAGCGGAGGAAACAAAATAA
- a CDS encoding SusC/RagA family TonB-linked outer membrane protein → MRKTFFSQSLVVGIIALFSLSGPLLAQQPAGSDRFTIEGTVVDNTNNEPIAGATVRLKSGLRGTATNAEGKFVVKECSAQDVFQVSFIGYKPKNFTVGKHRRFTIYLEENSTQIEQVVVTGFQKLKKNSFTGSATIVTSEDLKKVNSKDAVKALQVFDPSFRIMDNLGFGADPNQMHEISIRGASSISQNRGLDVENQRLTQRTNLRDNPNMPIFMLDGFEVDVQKIYDMDINRIESMTILKDAAATALYGSRAANGVVIVTTVPPKAGEIRIDYNTTLELSFPDLSDYNLTNATEKLQVEKDAGLYVGTFGVATIDKEREYNDKLNEVRRGVNTDWLARPLRNAYNWRNDVSLSGGVNEVRYMLNLNYDNNAGVMKGSKRDRYGAGMMIDYRLRDWLHIQNKVTLNRTSYEDSPYGYFNDYSQQLPYDAIYDDAGELLRELPMSHRANPLWRERYLQSYSGRGGITDVTDNLSVNIHFTPSLYLRGTFSVSQVKTDSKTFKDPKDSFLFRTVANNRKGSLDVSGDTRLKWNANAMLHFNKRLKRHFLNLTAGVDAQETNDRRLSYRLEGFNIGSLNDPIYAATQTDKTIDTKSTTRLFGVLGALNYTFDEIYLLDASFRMDGSSQFGEDKRFAPFASVGVGLNVHNYSFVKKLPWINTLRLRGTYGSTGKVNFSRFDVISSYKADTKAWYYTGPAVRLFTMGNSALSWEITKSLDVGFTAELFKNRLYIEAAYYKKTTDGMIDRISIRPSSGFTSYSGNVGSIENKGFELKTNITLFRNRDWSVVANANLGANKNRISKLDDAIEEYNKKIRDNYDAEHPQYQNLQNRPLIQYYVGASTTAIYAMPSLGIDPASGKELFRKKDGTITKEWNASDMVVCGDTNPDAQGSFGINVAYKGIYMNASFLYAFGGQVYNQTLLEKVENAQIKDQNVDRRVITDRWRKVGDIAPFYGLGEKSSTRPTSRFVQNDNYVHFNSLSIGYDFSRKLISKLKLSALSVTINASDLARWNTVRVERGLSYPYAHTYSISLRASY, encoded by the coding sequence ATGCGAAAAACTTTTTTTAGCCAGTCCCTCGTAGTTGGGATCATAGCGCTGTTTTCGCTAAGTGGACCTCTCTTGGCTCAACAGCCAGCCGGGAGCGACAGGTTCACCATCGAGGGAACTGTGGTTGACAACACCAACAACGAGCCTATTGCCGGCGCCACGGTGCGCTTGAAAAGTGGGTTGCGAGGCACGGCCACCAATGCGGAGGGAAAATTTGTCGTCAAGGAATGCTCTGCTCAAGACGTGTTTCAAGTGAGTTTCATCGGCTACAAACCCAAGAATTTCACCGTTGGAAAACACCGCAGGTTTACCATCTATTTGGAGGAGAATTCCACGCAGATTGAACAAGTGGTGGTGACGGGTTTCCAGAAACTCAAGAAAAACAGTTTTACAGGTTCGGCCACTATCGTGACTAGTGAGGATCTCAAGAAGGTGAACTCTAAAGACGCCGTGAAAGCCTTGCAGGTTTTTGACCCCTCATTCCGCATTATGGACAACCTTGGGTTTGGTGCAGATCCTAACCAGATGCATGAAATTAGCATTCGAGGAGCGTCGAGCATATCGCAGAATAGAGGTTTGGACGTGGAGAACCAGCGCCTCACCCAACGTACCAACCTGCGTGACAACCCTAACATGCCTATTTTCATGCTGGACGGGTTTGAAGTGGACGTGCAAAAGATATACGACATGGATATCAACCGCATTGAGAGCATGACCATCTTGAAAGATGCCGCAGCCACGGCACTCTATGGCTCGCGTGCGGCAAATGGTGTCGTGATTGTCACCACTGTACCTCCCAAGGCAGGTGAGATACGCATAGACTATAATACCACTTTGGAGCTGTCCTTCCCCGACCTTTCAGACTATAATCTGACCAACGCCACCGAGAAGTTGCAGGTAGAGAAAGATGCCGGGCTGTATGTTGGGACTTTTGGTGTGGCCACGATAGATAAGGAGAGGGAGTATAACGACAAACTAAATGAAGTGAGGCGCGGCGTGAACACCGACTGGCTGGCGCGGCCTCTGCGCAACGCTTACAACTGGCGTAATGACGTGTCGCTCTCGGGCGGTGTCAACGAGGTGAGGTACATGCTGAACCTAAACTATGACAACAACGCCGGTGTGATGAAAGGCTCCAAGCGAGACAGGTACGGTGCGGGGATGATGATAGACTATCGGTTGAGAGATTGGTTGCACATACAAAACAAGGTGACACTCAACAGAACATCCTACGAGGACTCGCCATACGGCTATTTCAACGACTATTCGCAGCAGCTGCCTTACGATGCCATCTATGACGATGCTGGTGAATTGCTGCGCGAGCTGCCCATGTCTCACAGAGCCAATCCGCTGTGGCGGGAACGCTATTTGCAAAGCTACAGTGGCCGCGGGGGTATCACCGACGTGACCGACAATTTGAGCGTGAACATTCATTTCACCCCAAGCTTGTATCTGCGAGGCACATTTAGCGTAAGCCAAGTGAAGACAGACAGCAAGACTTTCAAAGACCCTAAGGACTCTTTCTTGTTTCGCACCGTAGCCAACAACCGCAAAGGATCGCTCGATGTGTCTGGCGACACTCGTCTGAAATGGAACGCCAACGCCATGCTCCACTTTAACAAGCGTCTTAAGCGCCACTTCTTGAATCTCACGGCGGGTGTGGACGCACAGGAGACCAATGACCGCCGCTTGTCGTACAGGTTGGAGGGGTTCAATATCGGTAGCCTGAACGACCCCATATATGCGGCCACGCAGACTGACAAAACCATCGACACCAAATCCACGACAAGGCTCTTTGGCGTGTTGGGAGCCCTTAATTACACCTTTGACGAAATCTATTTGCTGGATGCTTCGTTCCGTATGGACGGCTCTTCGCAGTTTGGCGAGGACAAGCGTTTTGCTCCGTTCGCCTCTGTCGGCGTGGGCTTGAACGTGCACAACTACTCGTTCGTCAAGAAATTGCCGTGGATTAACACGCTTAGACTGCGTGGTACTTATGGCAGCACCGGAAAGGTGAACTTCTCGCGTTTCGACGTAATCAGCAGCTACAAGGCCGACACGAAGGCGTGGTATTACACAGGGCCAGCAGTTAGGCTCTTCACCATGGGCAACTCGGCGTTGTCGTGGGAAATCACCAAGTCGCTCGACGTGGGTTTCACAGCGGAGCTTTTCAAAAACCGATTATATATCGAGGCTGCCTATTACAAGAAAACAACGGATGGCATGATTGACCGCATTAGTATAAGGCCATCATCGGGTTTCACCTCTTATAGCGGCAACGTTGGTTCTATCGAGAACAAAGGCTTTGAGCTTAAGACTAATATCACGCTCTTCCGCAACCGCGACTGGTCGGTAGTGGCCAACGCCAATTTGGGTGCAAATAAGAACAGAATATCCAAATTGGACGATGCCATTGAGGAATACAATAAGAAAATCAGGGATAATTACGATGCAGAGCATCCGCAATATCAAAACTTGCAGAACCGCCCCCTCATCCAATATTATGTGGGAGCGTCTACCACGGCCATCTACGCCATGCCCTCCCTGGGCATTGACCCTGCCAGCGGCAAAGAGCTTTTCAGGAAGAAAGACGGCACCATTACCAAGGAATGGAACGCAAGTGACATGGTAGTGTGCGGTGACACCAATCCCGATGCGCAAGGCTCGTTCGGCATCAATGTGGCCTATAAGGGAATCTACATGAACGCCTCGTTCCTCTACGCATTTGGCGGTCAGGTGTACAACCAGACTTTGCTCGAGAAAGTGGAGAACGCACAAATAAAAGACCAGAATGTAGACCGTCGTGTCATCACGGACAGATGGCGCAAGGTGGGCGACATAGCACCATTCTATGGATTGGGTGAAAAAAGCTCCACCAGGCCTACGTCAAGATTTGTGCAAAATGATAACTATGTGCATTTCAACAGCTTGTCTATAGGCTACGACTTCAGTCGGAAACTTATCTCTAAGCTCAAGCTGAGCGCACTGTCCGTCACGATCAACGCATCCGACTTGGCTCGGTGGAACACCGTGAGGGTGGAACGCGGACTCTCATACCCTTATGCCCACACATACAGCATAAGTTTGCGAGCAAGTTATTGA
- a CDS encoding ATP-binding cassette domain-containing protein, with protein MIEIKDATIKMGSHVVCKDLSFMAMDGQLTCVHAQDTEALETLLHAFLGLQPLESGYVSVDGERVTSLSAPFFRQMMAYVPSKFDFGDISVSSLFHLLVDTEAPARHEQKTALLRQWQLLGIDKSCYERQLCSLSADVQQRIMLSFAGVLNPNIILLNQPTAWQTPESVPLVLSYMQSMKAAGHLVLWTTTDEQVAEMADVVINLTP; from the coding sequence ATGATAGAAATCAAGGATGCCACCATCAAAATGGGTAGCCACGTTGTATGCAAAGACCTGTCGTTCATGGCTATGGATGGGCAGCTGACGTGCGTGCACGCACAAGATACAGAGGCTTTGGAGACTTTGCTGCACGCCTTTTTAGGTTTGCAGCCACTCGAAAGTGGGTATGTGTCGGTAGATGGCGAGCGCGTCACCTCACTGTCGGCTCCTTTCTTTCGGCAGATGATGGCATACGTTCCCAGCAAATTTGACTTTGGCGACATTTCCGTGTCCTCGCTTTTCCATTTGCTGGTGGACACGGAAGCACCTGCACGACACGAGCAAAAGACGGCCCTTTTAAGGCAATGGCAATTGTTGGGCATCGATAAGTCGTGTTATGAGCGGCAGTTGTGTTCGCTTTCGGCCGACGTGCAACAGCGCATCATGCTCTCGTTTGCAGGCGTTCTCAATCCAAATATTATTCTTCTCAATCAGCCAACGGCTTGGCAGACACCCGAAAGTGTACCTTTGGTGCTGTCGTACATGCAGTCGATGAAAGCCGCCGGGCATCTTGTCTTGTGGACAACCACCGACGAGCAAGTTGCCGAAATGGCTGATGTGGTTATCAATTTGACACCGTAG
- a CDS encoding Nif3-like dinuclear metal center hexameric protein: MKIIEVVNALERFAPLPLQADYDNAGLQVGLTEAELSGALLCLDVTEQIVDEAVALGCNLIVAHHPLIFRRLSCISNQNYVQRTVMKAIRHNVAIVAMHTNLDSAKGGVNYKIAEKMGLQNLSFIGKTQLVDGVEGGEGVVGSFAEPMAADDFIMMLKREFDVECVQANQLLRRPIKTVAMCGGSGSFLLNDALQAGADAFVTGEMGYHEFFDMEQRIQLAVIGHYQSEQYTIELLKQVIEEQCPGAECHLTNINTNPIIYL, encoded by the coding sequence GTGAAGATAATAGAAGTGGTGAATGCCCTTGAACGATTCGCGCCTTTGCCCTTGCAAGCAGATTATGACAACGCTGGGTTGCAAGTTGGATTGACAGAGGCGGAACTATCAGGGGCTTTATTGTGTCTGGATGTGACGGAACAGATTGTTGACGAGGCTGTTGCGCTGGGGTGTAATCTCATAGTGGCGCACCATCCGCTGATATTCCGCAGGTTGTCGTGCATCTCCAATCAAAACTATGTGCAGCGAACGGTCATGAAGGCCATCCGTCACAACGTGGCTATCGTGGCGATGCACACCAACCTGGACAGTGCTAAAGGTGGCGTTAACTACAAGATTGCCGAGAAGATGGGGTTGCAGAACCTGTCGTTCATCGGCAAGACGCAGCTGGTTGATGGTGTGGAAGGTGGTGAGGGTGTTGTCGGTTCCTTTGCAGAACCAATGGCTGCCGATGACTTCATCATGATGCTCAAACGCGAATTTGACGTGGAGTGCGTGCAGGCCAATCAGCTGTTGCGGCGCCCCATCAAAACCGTTGCAATGTGTGGAGGTTCGGGTTCGTTTCTCTTGAATGACGCATTGCAGGCTGGTGCCGATGCCTTCGTGACGGGCGAAATGGGCTATCACGAGTTCTTCGACATGGAGCAGCGTATTCAGTTGGCCGTGATAGGTCATTATCAGAGTGAACAGTACACTATCGAGCTTTTGAAACAGGTTATCGAGGAGCAGTGTCCCGGAGCTGAATGTCACCTGACCAACATCAACACGAATCCGATCATCTACCTTTAA
- a CDS encoding zinc ribbon domain-containing protein translates to MAKKDPTDLSVEEKLKALYQLQTTLSGIDEKRALRGELPLEVQDLEDEIAGLTTRMEKIKTEIDEFKKAITQKKADITSAESSVERYKKQLDEVKNNREYDTLTKEIEFQSLEIELCNKKIKEALIKVEEKNADLAEADELIKDRTAALKEKKEELDEIMQETRDEEEKLKNKASELEGAIEPRLLSSFKRIRKNSRNGLGIVYVQRDACGGCFNKIPPQRQLDIKMHKKVIVCEYCGRIMIDPELAGVKVEKNATEEKPKRKRSVRKTAKKDEEDK, encoded by the coding sequence ATGGCAAAGAAAGATCCTACAGATTTATCAGTAGAAGAGAAGTTGAAGGCGCTTTATCAGTTGCAAACCACCCTGTCGGGCATTGATGAGAAACGAGCCTTGCGCGGGGAACTGCCACTTGAGGTGCAGGACCTGGAGGACGAGATAGCTGGTCTGACCACTCGTATGGAGAAGATTAAGACCGAAATCGATGAGTTCAAGAAGGCGATCACCCAGAAGAAAGCAGACATTACAAGTGCCGAATCGAGCGTGGAGCGTTACAAGAAACAGCTTGACGAGGTGAAGAACAACCGTGAGTATGACACGCTGACCAAGGAAATTGAGTTCCAAAGCCTTGAGATAGAGCTTTGCAACAAGAAAATCAAGGAAGCCTTAATCAAGGTGGAAGAGAAAAATGCCGATTTGGCAGAGGCCGATGAGCTGATTAAGGATCGTACGGCAGCCTTGAAGGAGAAGAAGGAAGAGCTTGATGAAATCATGCAGGAAACTCGTGACGAGGAGGAAAAACTGAAAAACAAGGCCAGTGAACTCGAGGGCGCAATAGAACCGCGTCTGCTCTCAAGTTTCAAACGCATTCGCAAAAACTCACGAAACGGACTGGGCATTGTCTATGTGCAGCGTGATGCTTGCGGTGGTTGCTTCAACAAGATTCCGCCTCAGCGACAGCTGGACATCAAGATGCACAAGAAGGTCATCGTGTGTGAGTATTGTGGTCGTATCATGATTGATCCCGAATTGGCCGGTGTGAAAGTAGAGAAAAACGCAACGGAGGAGAAACCAAAGCGCAAGCGTTCCGTTCGCAAAACCGCGAAGAAGGACGAAGAAGATAAATAA